In Methanofollis sp., one DNA window encodes the following:
- a CDS encoding amylo-alpha-1,6-glucosidase, with the protein MIAFSAGLQDRAFARTKEYLLVADGAYASSSLAGNTRKYHGLLVRDGRVLLSGLDEYLDGTALTPAAYAGGNDDRGLAALAAVSLSPEPVFVYHAGGAVLRKTVSFDGVLSVRYDLLGEGTLRVAPLVACRGVHEVRRSCDKLLAAPLPDGVQVGPLKVRSDLPFTPAPTVYRDVLYEVERERGYAHQEDLFCPGVFEGGGEDRTFRLTADAGGGWSPPKKSGDWLSRAADTFLAGDGILAGYHWFAEEWGRDTFVSLPGLLLSRGDHASARRIFTRWAGMIRGGLIPNRPPDDYSSSDAALWFVLALARYATGEKDPTFVRSMRPQVAAILDGYQDSPVTRLDGALLSVAPRSTWMDTPFTPRAGKPVEVNALWVAALRFAESLGVDGPVTAREAEEAFGRFWNEEKGCFFDLIDPADPAVRPNQVVALALGIPPADRATRALAVVRSELLTPFGLRTLSPREAGYAGRFTGDAAYHNGTVWPWLLGFYIDALGVYEPGVDPDPLLVPLRAHLADAGLGTISECFDGDPPHRPGGCIAQAWSVAEVLRASAALREVRHEA; encoded by the coding sequence GTGATCGCCTTCTCCGCCGGCCTCCAGGACCGTGCGTTCGCCCGGACGAAGGAGTACCTCCTTGTCGCTGACGGCGCCTATGCCTCCTCCTCCCTTGCCGGGAACACCCGGAAGTATCATGGCCTCCTTGTCAGGGACGGCCGCGTCCTCCTCTCCGGCCTCGACGAGTACCTGGACGGCACCGCCCTCACGCCGGCGGCCTATGCGGGCGGGAACGACGACCGCGGGCTTGCCGCCCTCGCCGCCGTCTCCCTCTCGCCGGAGCCCGTCTTCGTCTACCATGCCGGGGGTGCGGTCCTGCGGAAGACGGTTTCCTTCGACGGCGTCCTCTCCGTCAGGTACGACCTCCTCGGCGAGGGGACGCTCAGGGTGGCGCCCCTCGTTGCCTGCCGCGGCGTCCATGAGGTGAGGAGATCCTGCGACAAACTCCTGGCCGCCCCCCTCCCTGACGGCGTTCAGGTCGGCCCCCTGAAAGTCAGGTCTGACCTCCCCTTCACCCCGGCCCCGACCGTCTACCGCGACGTCCTCTACGAGGTGGAGAGGGAGCGGGGCTATGCCCACCAGGAGGATCTCTTCTGCCCCGGCGTCTTCGAGGGCGGCGGGGAGGACCGGACATTCAGGTTGACTGCCGACGCGGGCGGAGGATGGTCTCCCCCAAAAAAGTCGGGTGACTGGCTCTCCCGCGCCGCAGACACCTTCCTTGCCGGCGACGGCATCCTCGCGGGTTACCACTGGTTCGCGGAGGAGTGGGGCAGGGACACCTTCGTCTCCCTGCCCGGCCTCCTCCTGTCCCGCGGCGACCATGCCAGCGCCCGCCGCATCTTCACCCGCTGGGCCGGCATGATCCGGGGCGGCCTCATCCCGAACAGGCCTCCCGACGATTATTCTTCGTCGGACGCCGCCCTCTGGTTCGTCCTCGCCCTCGCAAGGTATGCGACCGGAGAGAAAGACCCGACATTTGTCCGCTCCATGCGCCCGCAGGTCGCCGCCATCCTCGACGGCTATCAGGACAGCCCGGTGACGCGCCTCGACGGTGCGCTCCTCTCGGTCGCCCCGCGGAGCACCTGGATGGACACCCCTTTCACGCCCCGCGCCGGAAAGCCCGTCGAGGTCAACGCCCTCTGGGTGGCGGCCCTCAGGTTCGCGGAGTCCCTCGGCGTCGACGGCCCGGTGACGGCCCGCGAGGCCGAAGAGGCCTTCGGCCGGTTCTGGAACGAGGAGAAGGGCTGCTTCTTCGACCTCATCGACCCTGCCGACCCGGCGGTCAGGCCGAACCAGGTCGTCGCCCTCGCCCTCGGCATCCCGCCGGCCGACCGGGCGACGAGGGCCCTTGCAGTGGTCAGGTCGGAACTTCTCACGCCCTTCGGCCTGCGCACACTCTCGCCCCGCGAGGCCGGGTATGCGGGTCGGTTCACCGGCGACGCCGCCTACCACAACGGGACAGTCTGGCCCTGGCTTCTCGGCTTTTACATCGACGCCCTCGGGGTCTACGAACCCGGCGTCGACCCCGACCCCCTGCTCGTCCCCCTCCGCGCCCATCTCGCCGACGCCGGCCTCGGCACGATCTCCGAATGCTTCGACGGCGACCCGCCGCACAGGCCGGGCGGCTGCATCGCGCAGGCGTGGAGCGTCGCTGAAGTGTTAAGAGCCTCCGCGGCCCTGCGGGAGGTGCGCCATGAGGCGTGA
- a CDS encoding alpha-amylase, giving the protein MAAICLGFEVHQPFRLNRDFVPAMARGRRDLKDCYFDPLNREILDRVAARCYIPATEIVLDALDGGMRCAFSLSGVLVEQLERWNPDALALFAEVAAHKNAEFLAQTYYHSLAGFFADTEELSLQMRMHADLMHDLFGRVPTVAENTEFALDDRIAAVVRDLGFSAVYTEGADRLLGGLDPNETYTCDGLPLLLRNCPLSDDIAFRFSWAGWDKHPLMAETYASWVARSSGRCAHVFIDYETFGEHHKEESGILDFLEALPASFDEAGVATLLPSEAAASPPAVELSLENMVSWADLEKDASAWLGNPVQQSAFFALEHSPARAARPDLWRYLGTSDHFYYLARKDGSCGEVHRYFCPEGNDGSHDTYMRVLSHLEGRCLGRGRRVVASLPPDRAFHFCFPGGQYAGVSAHSLREFEEALERAPRESVWWHLDRGDYPRWIEGSVGDRRLARAVSACATPDDVREAVRARRCLLCGD; this is encoded by the coding sequence ATGGCGGCGATATGTCTGGGCTTTGAGGTGCACCAGCCCTTCAGGCTCAACAGGGATTTTGTACCGGCGATGGCGAGAGGTCGGCGTGACCTGAAGGACTGCTACTTCGATCCCTTGAACAGGGAGATCCTGGACCGCGTCGCCGCCCGGTGCTATATCCCGGCGACGGAGATCGTCCTGGACGCCCTCGACGGCGGGATGAGGTGCGCCTTCTCCCTCTCCGGGGTGCTGGTCGAGCAACTTGAGCGGTGGAACCCCGACGCCCTCGCCCTCTTTGCCGAGGTGGCGGCCCACAAAAACGCCGAGTTCCTCGCCCAGACCTACTACCACAGCCTCGCCGGTTTCTTCGCCGACACGGAGGAACTCAGCCTGCAGATGCGGATGCACGCCGACCTGATGCACGACCTCTTCGGGCGAGTGCCGACGGTCGCCGAGAACACCGAGTTCGCGCTGGACGACCGGATCGCCGCCGTCGTGCGGGACCTCGGTTTCTCCGCGGTCTATACCGAGGGGGCCGACCGCCTGCTCGGCGGGCTGGACCCGAATGAGACCTACACCTGTGACGGCCTCCCTCTCCTCCTGCGGAACTGCCCTCTCTCCGACGACATCGCCTTCCGCTTCTCCTGGGCCGGGTGGGACAAGCACCCGCTGATGGCAGAGACCTATGCCTCCTGGGTCGCCCGCTCATCCGGGCGGTGCGCCCATGTCTTCATCGACTACGAGACCTTCGGCGAGCACCATAAGGAAGAGAGCGGCATCCTGGACTTCCTCGAAGCCCTGCCCGCGTCCTTCGACGAGGCCGGCGTCGCCACTCTCCTCCCGTCGGAGGCGGCCGCCTCCCCCCCGGCCGTGGAGTTATCCCTCGAAAACATGGTCTCCTGGGCCGACCTTGAGAAAGACGCGTCTGCCTGGCTCGGCAACCCTGTCCAGCAGAGCGCCTTCTTCGCCCTCGAACACTCCCCCGCGAGGGCTGCTCGCCCCGACCTCTGGCGCTATCTCGGGACGAGCGACCACTTCTACTACCTCGCACGAAAGGACGGGTCCTGCGGCGAGGTGCACCGCTACTTCTGTCCCGAGGGGAATGACGGTTCCCATGACACCTACATGCGGGTGCTCTCCCACCTGGAGGGCAGGTGTCTCGGCAGGGGGAGACGGGTGGTCGCTTCTCTCCCGCCTGACCGCGCCTTCCACTTCTGCTTCCCCGGCGGGCAGTACGCGGGCGTCTCGGCGCACAGCCTCAGGGAGTTCGAGGAGGCCCTGGAAAGAGCGCCCCGCGAGTCGGTCTGGTGGCACCTCGACCGCGGCGACTACCCCCGCTGGATCGAGGGTTCTGTCGGCGACAGAAGGCTGGCGCGGGCGGTCTCGGCCTGTGCGACCCCTGACGACGTGCGAGAGGCGGTCCGTGCACGGAGGTGTTTGCTCTGCGGCGACTGA
- a CDS encoding phosphotransferase, whose amino-acid sequence MRREQHVGTLSPGDPFRDWLVSVLDGRIRHADAPADVYLIRPASHTVCRYDFHGEGVNVVSKFFAEPTGTNHRFDPEKAMETEYRMLKKARRRIAVPEPIAVRADYHCALVTGYVRGRPLLDFLRDDPSLFNRLTDIAGLLRRLHGRGTSAYDLEREFTTFQGVLGQVDLSPGEKERFNRRLRRWRDAGTLERRRGCMIHRDATPTNYLFGEDGVVAVDFESAWTGAHPAHDLGILCAEIRYAFRRRYGDAGRAEPYLGHLLWHYAGSDDAFRYVTGCVPFSMALGYLRMARLSIGNHEKEWLKKEALACLRHR is encoded by the coding sequence ATGAGGCGTGAACAGCATGTCGGCACCCTCTCCCCCGGCGACCCCTTCCGGGACTGGCTTGTTTCCGTCCTCGACGGTCGGATCAGGCACGCCGACGCCCCGGCCGATGTCTACCTGATCAGGCCGGCGTCGCACACGGTCTGCAGGTACGACTTTCACGGCGAAGGGGTCAACGTCGTCAGCAAGTTCTTTGCCGAACCGACCGGGACAAACCATCGCTTCGACCCGGAGAAGGCGATGGAAACCGAGTACAGGATGCTGAAAAAGGCGCGGCGGAGGATCGCGGTCCCCGAACCGATCGCCGTCCGTGCCGACTATCACTGCGCCCTTGTCACCGGGTACGTGAGGGGGCGGCCGCTCCTCGATTTCCTCAGGGACGACCCCTCCCTTTTCAACCGCCTGACCGACATCGCCGGCCTCCTGCGTCGTCTCCACGGGAGGGGCACGTCGGCGTACGACCTGGAGAGGGAGTTTACTACTTTTCAGGGCGTCCTCGGCCAGGTTGATCTTTCGCCGGGAGAGAAGGAGCGTTTCAACCGCCGCCTCAGGCGGTGGCGGGACGCCGGCACCCTGGAACGCCGCCGCGGCTGCATGATCCACCGCGACGCCACGCCGACAAACTATCTCTTCGGGGAGGACGGGGTCGTAGCGGTCGATTTCGAGAGCGCCTGGACAGGTGCGCACCCGGCGCACGACCTCGGCATCCTCTGCGCCGAGATCAGGTACGCCTTCAGGCGTCGGTACGGCGATGCCGGGAGGGCCGAACCCTATCTCGGCCATCTCCTCTGGCACTATGCGGGATCGGACGATGCGTTCAGGTACGTCACCGGGTGCGTCCCCTTCTCCATGGCCCTCGGCTATCTCCGTATGGCGCGCCTTTCGATCGGAAACCATGAAAAGGAATGGCTGAAAAAGGAGGCCCTTGCATGTCTCAGGCACCGGTAG
- a CDS encoding glycosyltransferase family 4 protein, protein MRVAYFLDEFPPFIRGGLGTYALEMAPRLAAAGHDLTVYAFRMGNAAVEEEWAGAHVRRLPLPEPAPLLPVVLPSEVAAWPPDAAHFFADYLFYNIIAAGDLLARGEGADLAVAHDWLAAPAAMVTAATFGIPFVFHVHSTEGGRSEGGGSPTVRAIEARALETAAAVITVSHAMEDELLALGVPAEKIRVVHNGVDTAKYDPARIPPAAVRAFRERLGIGCDPLVLFIGRLTRVKGADTLLRAFGMLLQKVPAAHLLVLGVGEMDGEIRCLADEVGEGRVHLEFSFLPEEERILRYAAADVCVFPSTYEPFGIVCTEAMAMGKPVVVGARGTSGMREQVVPAGDGICGFHINPHDPADIATYLSLVLRDSALRELMGMNGRARAVSLFSWDRAARETAAVYEAAARGGKRP, encoded by the coding sequence ATGCGGGTCGCCTATTTTCTGGACGAGTTCCCCCCCTTCATCCGGGGCGGCCTCGGGACATATGCACTGGAGATGGCCCCGCGCCTTGCGGCGGCAGGCCACGACCTCACCGTCTACGCTTTCAGGATGGGGAACGCGGCCGTGGAGGAGGAGTGGGCCGGAGCCCATGTCCGCCGCCTCCCCCTCCCCGAACCCGCTCCTCTCCTTCCAGTGGTCCTGCCCTCCGAGGTTGCGGCCTGGCCCCCCGACGCCGCCCACTTCTTTGCCGACTATCTCTTCTACAACATCATCGCCGCCGGCGACCTCCTTGCCCGCGGCGAGGGGGCCGACCTCGCGGTGGCGCACGACTGGCTCGCCGCCCCGGCCGCGATGGTGACGGCCGCGACCTTCGGCATTCCTTTTGTCTTCCATGTCCACTCGACCGAAGGGGGAAGGTCCGAGGGAGGAGGGTCGCCGACTGTCAGGGCCATCGAGGCCCGCGCCCTGGAGACGGCGGCCGCCGTCATCACGGTCAGCCATGCGATGGAGGACGAACTCCTCGCCCTCGGTGTCCCTGCCGAAAAGATTCGCGTCGTCCACAATGGCGTCGATACGGCGAAGTACGACCCCGCCCGTATTCCGCCGGCGGCGGTGCGGGCCTTCAGGGAGCGCCTCGGCATCGGATGCGACCCCCTCGTCCTCTTCATCGGCCGGCTGACGCGGGTGAAGGGGGCCGACACCCTTCTGCGGGCCTTCGGCATGCTCCTGCAAAAGGTGCCCGCGGCGCACCTCCTCGTCCTCGGCGTCGGTGAGATGGACGGGGAGATCAGGTGCCTGGCCGACGAGGTCGGGGAGGGGCGGGTCCACCTGGAGTTCTCCTTTCTTCCCGAAGAGGAGCGTATCCTCCGCTATGCCGCCGCCGACGTCTGCGTCTTCCCCTCGACCTACGAACCCTTCGGCATCGTCTGCACCGAGGCGATGGCGATGGGAAAACCTGTCGTCGTCGGGGCGCGGGGCACCTCGGGGATGCGGGAGCAGGTCGTGCCTGCGGGCGACGGCATCTGCGGTTTCCACATCAACCCCCATGACCCGGCAGACATCGCCACCTATCTCTCCCTCGTCCTCCGCGATTCCGCCCTGCGGGAACTTATGGGGATGAACGGGAGGGCGCGGGCCGTCTCCCTCTTCTCCTGGGACCGGGCGGCGCGGGAGACGGCGGCGGTCTACGAGGCGGCCGCCAGAGGGGGGAAGAGGCCGTGA
- a CDS encoding glycosyltransferase family 4 protein, with translation MFALRRLKIAFFCWESLHGIRVGGLAPAATCLAEALARDHEVHFFTRGSGPPEKNGVVYHYCDPHGGNIVEFCKDLALKACRQFREEDSPPFDILHFHDWHFVEAMHRLRERKTVLSFHSTEYGRNGNQKGGWWEFGEISGKEWYGAYIAKRVVAVSKTLRAEVIDLYAVPAWKIDAVPNGIDPETFAMRVDQGAVKRRYGLHPYAPLVFFGGRLVYQKGPDILVKAIPSVLRHRWDANFIFAGKGDMQDWVARHTRGMPAQVLGYLAEPDFVSLLNAADIVAIPSRNEPFGLILTEAWSASRCVVASDVGGLGENIEHLVNGVKVPVSAEGIADGINTVIGDRRLCSTLGRQGREKVEREFRWEAVARAMEQVYEKVL, from the coding sequence GTGTTTGCTCTGCGGCGACTGAAGATCGCGTTCTTCTGCTGGGAGTCCCTTCACGGTATCAGGGTCGGCGGCCTCGCCCCGGCGGCGACCTGCCTTGCCGAGGCCCTTGCCCGCGACCACGAGGTCCACTTCTTCACCCGCGGCTCCGGGCCGCCGGAAAAAAACGGCGTCGTCTACCACTACTGCGACCCGCACGGCGGAAACATCGTCGAGTTCTGCAAAGACCTCGCCCTGAAGGCCTGCCGCCAGTTCCGCGAGGAGGACTCTCCCCCCTTCGACATCCTCCACTTTCACGACTGGCACTTTGTCGAGGCGATGCACCGCCTGCGGGAGAGGAAGACGGTGCTCTCCTTCCACTCCACCGAGTACGGGCGGAACGGCAACCAGAAAGGCGGGTGGTGGGAGTTCGGCGAAATATCAGGCAAGGAGTGGTACGGGGCCTATATCGCAAAAAGGGTGGTCGCCGTCTCGAAGACCCTGAGGGCGGAGGTGATCGACCTGTACGCTGTCCCTGCCTGGAAGATCGACGCCGTCCCGAACGGGATCGACCCGGAAACCTTTGCGATGCGTGTCGACCAGGGCGCGGTGAAGCGCCGGTACGGCCTCCACCCCTATGCGCCCCTCGTCTTCTTCGGCGGCCGTCTCGTCTACCAGAAGGGGCCGGACATCCTTGTGAAGGCGATCCCGTCCGTGCTGCGGCACCGCTGGGACGCGAACTTCATCTTCGCGGGCAAGGGCGACATGCAGGACTGGGTCGCCCGCCATACCCGGGGGATGCCCGCGCAGGTGCTCGGCTATCTTGCCGAACCCGACTTCGTCAGTCTCCTCAATGCCGCGGACATCGTCGCCATCCCGAGCAGGAACGAGCCTTTCGGCCTGATCCTCACCGAGGCCTGGAGTGCGAGCCGGTGCGTCGTCGCCTCCGACGTCGGCGGCCTCGGCGAGAACATCGAGCACCTGGTGAACGGCGTCAAGGTGCCGGTCTCGGCCGAGGGGATCGCGGACGGGATCAACACCGTCATCGGCGACCGCAGACTCTGCTCCACCCTCGGTCGGCAGGGCCGGGAGAAGGTGGAGAGGGAGTTCAGATGGGAGGCGGTGGCGCGGGCGATGGAACAGGTCTACGAGAAGGTGCTCTGA
- a CDS encoding carboxymuconolactone decarboxylase family protein, with amino-acid sequence MEFEEKLAEVLEGGKKETASRWLAEVEEEYGRAPLILKRMGERPEVLISHLLYKSSVFETSHLDPKCIELISLAVGAALKCRHCVEYHMASAKAKGATRDEILEAILIAGLASNASVLADAYRVMDEEKDSEPCISCDIQGKDGDSGKTE; translated from the coding sequence ATGGAGTTTGAAGAGAAACTCGCCGAGGTCCTGGAGGGAGGGAAGAAGGAGACCGCGTCCCGGTGGCTTGCCGAGGTCGAGGAGGAGTATGGGAGGGCGCCCCTGATCCTGAAAAGGATGGGGGAGAGGCCCGAGGTGCTCATCTCCCACCTGCTGTACAAGTCCTCGGTCTTCGAGACCAGCCACCTCGACCCGAAGTGCATCGAACTGATCAGCCTTGCCGTCGGCGCCGCCCTCAAGTGCCGCCACTGCGTGGAGTACCATATGGCGTCGGCGAAGGCGAAGGGCGCCACCCGCGACGAGATCCTGGAGGCGATCCTCATTGCGGGCCTCGCCTCCAATGCCTCCGTCCTCGCCGACGCCTACAGGGTGATGGACGAGGAAAAGGACTCCGAGCCCTGCATCTCCTGCGACATCCAGGGGAAGGACGGGGACTCCGGAAAGACGGAGTGA